One segment of Saprospiraceae bacterium DNA contains the following:
- a CDS encoding DUF1573 domain-containing protein, with translation MKATKISALASCLLVAQSLLAQYAPAPDSLASRPVTSVTFDSSFYDFGTVRQGEVVTRVFHFTNTGTDSLVIAEVKTTCGCTVPEWPQEPIAPGGTGAIKVEFNTADKAGRQLRILRVFANTEPPESILQLGGEIKVQKKKTPPKGQ, from the coding sequence ATGAAGGCAACAAAAATCTCCGCTCTTGCTTCCTGCTTGCTTGTGGCTCAATCGCTCTTGGCACAATATGCCCCCGCGCCTGACTCCCTCGCAAGCCGCCCCGTCACCAGCGTCACTTTCGACTCGTCGTTCTACGATTTTGGCACCGTCCGTCAGGGGGAGGTCGTGACACGCGTTTTTCATTTCACGAACACTGGCACGGATTCGCTTGTTATCGCCGAAGTGAAAACGACTTGTGGCTGCACCGTGCCAGAATGGCCCCAAGAGCCTATTGCCCCCGGCGGCACGGGCGCAATCAAAGTAGAGTTCAACACCGCAGACAAAGCCGGGCGGCAGCTGCGCATCCTGCGCGTGTTCGCCAACACCGAACCGCCCGAAAGCATTCTGCAATTGGGCGGCGAAATAAAAGTGCAAAAAAAGAAGACACCCCCCAAAGGACAATAA
- a CDS encoding enoyl-CoA hydratase/isomerase family protein — MDITQQGYVRTDVTTDGVAHIIFYHPNHNSLPSKLLHDLVAAFEAAGKNPEAKIVVLRSAEHKTFCAGASFDELVAIDDFETSLAFFSGFGNVINAMRTCPKIVVGRIHGKAVGGGVGLAAATDFCMASKWASVRLSELAVGFGPFVIGPAVERKVGAAAFAQMALNPSEWLTADWAKSKNLFQEAFDTVEQLDAYLAHFCKNLCSYSPEALRELKRVFWQGTEHWDALLPERAAISGRLALSDFTKKAIAEFKKG; from the coding sequence ATGGACATCACCCAACAAGGCTACGTCCGCACCGACGTGACGACCGATGGCGTAGCGCATATCATCTTCTACCACCCCAACCACAACAGCCTGCCAAGTAAGTTGCTGCACGACCTCGTGGCGGCATTTGAGGCCGCAGGGAAAAATCCCGAGGCAAAAATCGTCGTCCTCCGCAGCGCCGAACACAAGACTTTTTGCGCAGGGGCGAGCTTCGACGAACTTGTCGCGATTGACGATTTTGAAACAAGCCTCGCTTTCTTCTCCGGCTTTGGCAATGTCATCAACGCCATGCGGACTTGCCCCAAAATCGTCGTCGGGCGCATTCACGGCAAAGCCGTGGGCGGTGGCGTGGGCTTGGCGGCAGCGACGGATTTTTGCATGGCTTCGAAGTGGGCCTCGGTGCGGTTGAGCGAACTGGCGGTAGGTTTTGGCCCTTTCGTCATTGGCCCGGCGGTGGAGCGGAAAGTGGGCGCGGCAGCTTTTGCTCAAATGGCCTTGAACCCTTCGGAGTGGCTCACCGCCGATTGGGCGAAGTCGAAAAATTTGTTTCAGGAAGCCTTCGACACGGTGGAGCAATTGGATGCCTACCTCGCTCATTTTTGTAAAAACCTCTGCTCGTACAGCCCGGAGGCACTCCGCGAACTGAAGCGGGTGTTCTGGCAAGGCACAGAACATTGGGACGCGCTGCTCCCCGAACGAGCGGCAATTAGCGGCAGGCTGGCACTGTCAGATTTCACGAAAAAAGCGATTGCGGAATTTAAAAAAGGCTGA
- a CDS encoding RHS repeat protein yields the protein MKAAFFKYGLWVLPLFHAGALFGGVDPVQTVTMSGKSFISGSGILPVQKSLVNSHPDFNATTYSFPSGQQVRKIGNTLQLFLNPDAATHISFPYALEVEVEIKKFELGAAAPKVDKVTLKINYNPKERTEWIEKANYHFVNCGRVEHRVLTVTLTDGNPPSPTNLSPAQRQLVSTVVGLRSEMTVERYLTFNFQATPTFLPPNLLTAGNELEIKWQPMPGAEYYDLEWAYVDDYDRDPNNQVIKIPPAQLELDKHFNLARNSTRVRITETRYTFPLVFESGYILYRVRGIGMDYDPAKDILYPMTGRWTTDQAPTVAAWPHKFTITAPFEQDKINWQVVASYAEEGKSKRVISFMDGTYRARQTITGLSTEQEAMAAEQIYDHQGRPAIQVLPVPTNDPTLKYYKHFNLKAPGQLYNRNHFDITKYNLSGPCEISADPMHAASGASNYYSPANPKKTGHNAYLPDAEGYPFIQTEYTPDNTGRIRRQSGVGPHHKLGSGHETVYYYGTPVQEELSMLFGVEVGDANHYKKNVVQDPNGQLSVSFLDLKGKVIATALAGNPPKNVDALDSYKPYQMDIDLMVFNQADSMANELVASRSFTVTTRSDYVFNYSASRPAFEAALCKGAKLCYDCVYDFEVKIIDNYSCNTVKYHEVKQINLLQFNADGSIAVNDACPKSPTSYNHSFTLKDLPVGSYTVTKTLKVNPAATEAYVQHYLDRFKKECGDVYDKILQSHLSKVDSSACDLADDEEPLNRCEIARQGMLGDVSPGGQYAHLDWATYSSNDPLSVFNDQNRLPEAGAHWKNSSLTYFDEQGKVVQFKDAAGNPVSHTSLTLQTFLEDWWQPSFANTLLPFHPEYCYLQWCEQDMPSFDFDVDLALMATYNEAKTKGYFDIANPTLLRAKDPYFTSTGGGTTGSPTWVSLMDQAINVYYQNTAQNIPAHSMLQVAVRTALQSANLPHALGDANNWIANPTASLQDSVWRHFRALYLAKKEALQYRSRTFYAVNTCSNKGGYNGCIGAENFNWFSTGAGSVAFNGPFNSNTSPATACHWTTYHLYQNKAKRFPSIYDMPFDFDPYGDPNTVLPQFAAWAGGMTGEYCDTCTCNKALTQFVNWIIDTKPYLAGSPQNTPLPTLPFTADLLKVFSNCNIPSVTHFKAALQTNINNLDVQLISGTAIIGWIFLRIPAGSPVDWRNADSLSCIKYIGIDSSFHTAGATLFNSSKQAQPIKLRFRPDCRIEQCTDPGLACPTTSEAKYLATLFNSLISQKMLDKALTLNSNYLSPGFAAYFNTLPNVQSPVTWSGKVVGNTLDATLSSSQVNCRFTLDLPPGLSLVGLGPVLAFKPDHNQTDPTTGYTYHAVMQVALLNGNGTVSIGVKSHCFPLSYCGKCPPGQTRPGLAPVTQVPDNKGRKPGNKPVTVSPVQDPPGNLSVVAAHDPTKPCYPCDPLDYTLTYDSLTLPGGLNAREQSVMVYKKPPANLCDPCVWPDSLPTIPMPNPCLEYQILAAYANAEYEWQQYLDSLAAGIRNGYVRHCMAAAETFTAKYTDDLHHFTLYYYDQAGNLLKTVPPEGVKPLSPAATSVAIDYMRRKVKTPVNPKHEMASDYTYNSLNQLRKQTIPDHDGPSEFFYDYLSRIVVSQNPEQALHKRYSYTLYDPLNRPYETGEILNAATPMTPALAKNEPQLKNWVAAQTKREVTRTQYDKPLPGIAAQFFNGDDRNYRDRIASVTYSELDGSPVKHSTYYRYDIHGNVAQLVQDVHGLGPKRLEYDYDLISGNVLEVRYQPNEPDQFIHRYQYDADNRIITVRTSRDGRVWDADADYYYYRHGPLARTALGQNRVQGLDYAYTLHGWIKGVNSGALNENVDIGRDGVPGPSLYKTAKDAFGYVLRYYTDDYKPIAPPALGWEPAYAGTAFHRPQRDLFNGNIQSMITAIGEPAGANTNFKPLGYAYTYDQLNRITSMQAYDGLNAKLNNWNTLVSAAYATTYSYDANGNLKTLSRRAVAATGTPLDMDDFKYRYYPGRNRLEYVDDAVPAGNYPDDIDDQSPGNYRYDAIGNLTEDKSENLRIHWNVAGKVKYIQKTAAAERIDFSYDPTGKRVIKKITNTATKKETYTYYVLDATGNVMATYTNVETPPLKSRDYRLQSLYLYGSSRLGEERIDTFLTALKNMQNRQNDTEYSHRSRGAKYFELGNHLGNVLATVSDRKLPYDLGSDGKVDGYDADMWTAQDYYPFGSGMPGREFSEGGYRYGYNGMEKELGEFAIDNNYSSHYRQYDSRLGRWFSIDPRADNTIGWSPYNNNLNNPIFNKDPNGDVIPYLIYAFVAAVIVDAGIQASINYAIDPNSGWEVAVSNIDWGDALITGGVTVMTMGTGTEISLASSINNTLTKKLTQVVVKGEILKASIDYIPANSNSSEERLKIAFVNKDGYDVAIDLAFGFASNEATDVVLKEFKMSTKYDTYQIKKKNNMKPVDRGYYYTMEDVANSPLTEQVVDKAMNYFSGAANKIATNKQSENDSEQSTSHQDKSSNNSKSTLKIKMYATMADALRVSTPHNIITDNASSENK from the coding sequence ATGAAAGCGGCTTTTTTCAAATACGGCCTGTGGGTATTGCCCTTGTTCCATGCGGGTGCGCTCTTCGGAGGCGTGGACCCGGTGCAAACCGTCACCATGTCCGGCAAGTCATTTATATCGGGCAGCGGAATCTTGCCGGTGCAAAAGTCCTTGGTCAACAGCCACCCGGACTTCAACGCCACGACCTATTCCTTCCCCTCGGGTCAGCAAGTGCGGAAAATTGGAAACACCCTGCAACTGTTCCTCAACCCTGATGCTGCTACGCATATCAGTTTTCCGTACGCGCTGGAGGTAGAGGTTGAAATCAAAAAATTTGAACTCGGTGCGGCTGCTCCGAAAGTGGACAAAGTTACCCTGAAAATCAACTACAACCCCAAGGAGCGAACTGAATGGATAGAAAAAGCCAACTACCACTTTGTCAATTGCGGCAGGGTGGAACACCGGGTGCTGACCGTAACCCTGACCGACGGCAATCCCCCAAGCCCGACAAACCTGTCTCCTGCACAACGCCAGTTGGTGTCCACCGTGGTAGGCTTGCGCTCCGAGATGACCGTGGAGCGTTACCTGACTTTCAATTTTCAGGCAACGCCGACCTTTTTGCCGCCGAACCTCCTGACCGCCGGCAACGAATTGGAAATCAAATGGCAGCCCATGCCCGGCGCCGAGTACTATGACTTAGAATGGGCTTATGTGGACGACTACGACAGGGACCCAAACAACCAGGTCATCAAAATCCCGCCAGCGCAACTGGAACTGGACAAGCACTTCAATTTGGCCCGCAACTCCACCCGGGTGCGCATCACGGAAACCCGATACACCTTTCCCTTGGTGTTTGAAAGCGGGTACATCCTCTACCGGGTGCGCGGCATCGGCATGGACTACGACCCCGCCAAAGACATTCTGTACCCCATGACAGGCCGATGGACTACCGACCAGGCCCCGACCGTGGCCGCCTGGCCGCATAAATTCACCATTACGGCACCCTTCGAGCAGGACAAAATCAACTGGCAGGTCGTCGCCTCCTACGCCGAAGAGGGCAAGAGCAAGCGGGTCATCAGTTTTATGGACGGTACCTACCGCGCCCGGCAAACCATCACAGGCCTGAGCACCGAGCAAGAGGCGATGGCGGCGGAGCAGATATACGACCACCAGGGCCGCCCTGCCATACAGGTGTTGCCCGTGCCCACCAACGACCCGACGCTCAAATACTATAAGCACTTCAACCTGAAAGCGCCCGGACAACTGTACAACAGGAACCACTTTGACATTACCAAATACAACTTGTCAGGACCGTGTGAAATATCGGCAGACCCTATGCATGCCGCATCTGGTGCATCCAACTACTACTCACCGGCCAACCCCAAGAAAACCGGCCACAACGCCTACCTCCCCGATGCGGAGGGCTACCCCTTCATACAAACCGAATACACCCCCGACAATACTGGCCGCATCCGCCGGCAGAGCGGCGTAGGGCCGCACCACAAGTTGGGCAGCGGCCACGAGACCGTGTATTACTACGGCACGCCCGTACAGGAAGAACTGAGCATGCTTTTCGGTGTGGAAGTGGGCGATGCCAACCACTACAAGAAAAACGTGGTGCAAGACCCCAACGGCCAACTCAGCGTCAGTTTCCTTGACCTCAAAGGCAAGGTCATTGCCACCGCATTGGCCGGAAACCCGCCCAAAAACGTGGATGCGCTTGACAGTTACAAGCCGTACCAGATGGACATAGACCTGATGGTCTTCAACCAGGCCGACTCTATGGCCAACGAACTTGTCGCTTCCCGGAGTTTTACGGTTACTACCCGCAGCGACTATGTGTTCAACTACTCGGCATCGAGGCCGGCCTTCGAGGCGGCCCTGTGCAAGGGCGCTAAACTGTGCTACGACTGCGTCTATGACTTCGAAGTCAAAATCATTGACAACTACTCCTGCAATACCGTCAAATACCATGAGGTCAAGCAGATCAATCTCCTGCAGTTCAATGCGGACGGGAGCATCGCCGTCAACGACGCCTGCCCCAAAAGCCCCACGTCGTACAACCACTCGTTTACGCTGAAAGACCTGCCCGTCGGCTCCTACACCGTGACCAAAACCCTGAAGGTCAACCCGGCAGCCACCGAGGCTTACGTTCAGCATTACTTAGACCGCTTCAAAAAGGAGTGCGGCGATGTCTATGACAAAATTCTGCAATCCCACCTCAGCAAGGTGGACTCCTCCGCCTGCGACCTCGCTGACGACGAGGAGCCGCTAAACCGCTGTGAAATTGCCCGACAGGGCATGCTGGGCGATGTAAGCCCCGGCGGGCAGTACGCTCACTTGGATTGGGCGACCTATTCGTCCAATGACCCGTTGTCGGTGTTTAACGACCAAAATCGCTTGCCGGAGGCCGGTGCGCATTGGAAAAATTCAAGCCTCACCTACTTCGATGAGCAAGGGAAAGTCGTTCAATTCAAAGATGCTGCCGGAAATCCGGTATCTCATACAAGCCTGACTTTGCAAACCTTCTTGGAGGACTGGTGGCAACCCTCTTTTGCCAATACCCTGCTGCCTTTCCACCCCGAGTATTGCTACCTGCAATGGTGCGAGCAGGATATGCCGTCGTTTGATTTTGATGTGGATCTGGCGCTGATGGCTACCTACAACGAAGCCAAGACAAAAGGGTATTTCGACATAGCCAATCCAACATTGCTTCGGGCTAAAGACCCGTATTTTACCAGTACTGGAGGCGGCACCACTGGAAGCCCGACTTGGGTGTCGCTGATGGATCAGGCAATCAATGTCTATTACCAGAATACTGCGCAGAATATACCAGCGCACAGTATGCTGCAGGTGGCGGTGCGGACCGCCCTTCAATCGGCGAACCTGCCGCATGCCCTGGGCGATGCCAACAATTGGATTGCTAACCCTACCGCGTCTTTGCAAGACTCGGTGTGGAGGCATTTTCGAGCGCTGTATTTAGCGAAAAAAGAAGCACTGCAGTACCGCAGCCGCACTTTCTACGCCGTGAACACCTGTTCCAACAAGGGCGGCTACAACGGCTGCATCGGAGCTGAAAATTTCAACTGGTTCAGCACCGGAGCAGGCAGTGTCGCTTTTAACGGACCATTCAACTCCAACACTTCGCCTGCCACAGCCTGCCATTGGACCACCTACCACCTGTACCAAAACAAAGCCAAGCGCTTTCCCAGCATCTATGACATGCCGTTCGACTTCGACCCCTACGGCGACCCGAATACGGTGCTGCCGCAGTTTGCGGCATGGGCAGGCGGCATGACAGGGGAGTACTGCGACACGTGCACATGCAACAAGGCGCTGACACAGTTTGTGAATTGGATAATAGACACCAAGCCTTACTTAGCCGGTTCGCCTCAAAATACGCCCTTGCCGACCCTTCCGTTTACGGCCGATTTGCTGAAGGTATTCAGCAACTGCAACATACCATCCGTTACGCATTTCAAAGCCGCGCTTCAAACCAATATTAATAATTTGGACGTACAGTTAATCAGCGGAACTGCCATTATCGGCTGGATATTCCTTAGAATTCCTGCCGGCTCCCCCGTAGATTGGAGAAATGCCGACAGCCTGAGTTGTATCAAATACATAGGCATTGACAGTTCATTTCATACTGCTGGCGCCACGCTGTTCAACAGTTCCAAACAGGCGCAGCCGATAAAACTGAGATTCCGACCGGATTGCAGGATCGAACAATGCACCGACCCTGGCCTCGCCTGCCCGACCACTTCGGAAGCCAAGTACCTGGCTACCCTGTTCAACTCCCTCATCAGCCAAAAGATGCTGGACAAGGCCCTGACCCTGAACAGCAACTACCTCAGTCCGGGTTTTGCGGCCTACTTCAACACCCTGCCCAACGTCCAAAGCCCCGTCACCTGGAGCGGCAAGGTCGTGGGCAATACCCTTGATGCCACCCTGTCGAGCAGTCAGGTCAATTGCCGCTTCACACTTGACCTGCCGCCCGGCTTATCCCTCGTAGGCCTCGGCCCGGTGCTCGCCTTCAAACCCGACCACAACCAGACCGACCCTACCACCGGCTACACCTACCACGCCGTCATGCAGGTGGCCCTCCTGAACGGAAACGGCACGGTCAGCATCGGGGTAAAAAGCCACTGTTTCCCCCTGAGTTACTGCGGCAAATGCCCGCCCGGGCAAACCCGCCCCGGCCTCGCCCCGGTTACTCAAGTACCCGACAACAAAGGCCGAAAGCCCGGCAACAAACCTGTAACCGTCAGCCCAGTCCAAGACCCTCCCGGCAACCTCAGCGTTGTGGCTGCACACGACCCCACCAAACCGTGCTACCCCTGCGACCCGTTGGACTATACGCTTACTTACGACAGCCTGACGCTCCCCGGCGGCCTGAATGCCCGCGAGCAAAGCGTGATGGTGTATAAAAAACCGCCCGCCAACCTCTGCGACCCCTGCGTGTGGCCCGACAGCCTGCCCACCATACCCATGCCCAACCCCTGCCTCGAATACCAGATATTGGCCGCCTACGCCAATGCCGAGTACGAATGGCAGCAATACTTGGACTCGTTGGCCGCCGGCATCCGCAACGGCTATGTGCGCCACTGCATGGCCGCAGCAGAAACCTTTACCGCAAAATACACCGACGACCTGCACCATTTCACGCTCTACTACTACGACCAGGCCGGCAACCTCCTGAAAACCGTGCCGCCGGAAGGCGTGAAACCGCTGTCGCCGGCTGCCACCAGCGTGGCCATTGACTACATGCGCCGAAAAGTAAAAACGCCCGTCAACCCCAAACACGAAATGGCGAGCGACTACACATACAACAGCCTCAACCAGTTGCGCAAACAGACCATCCCCGACCACGACGGGCCGAGCGAGTTTTTCTACGACTACCTCAGCCGCATCGTGGTGTCGCAAAACCCGGAGCAGGCACTCCACAAACGCTACAGTTACACCCTCTACGACCCGCTCAACCGGCCCTACGAAACCGGCGAAATCCTGAACGCCGCCACGCCCATGACCCCGGCTTTGGCCAAAAACGAACCCCAACTCAAAAACTGGGTCGCCGCGCAGACCAAGCGCGAGGTGACCCGCACCCAGTACGACAAGCCCCTGCCGGGCATTGCCGCACAGTTTTTCAACGGCGACGACCGCAACTACCGCGACCGCATCGCCTCCGTGACCTACTCCGAACTGGACGGTAGCCCCGTGAAGCACTCCACCTACTACCGGTACGACATCCACGGCAACGTGGCGCAGTTGGTACAGGACGTGCACGGCCTCGGCCCAAAAAGGCTGGAATACGACTATGACCTCATCAGCGGCAACGTGCTGGAAGTGCGCTACCAACCGAATGAGCCGGACCAGTTCATCCACCGCTACCAGTATGATGCCGACAACCGCATCATCACCGTGCGCACCAGTCGCGACGGCCGGGTGTGGGATGCCGATGCCGACTATTACTACTACCGCCACGGCCCGCTGGCCCGCACCGCATTGGGCCAAAATCGCGTGCAGGGCCTCGACTACGCCTATACCCTCCACGGCTGGATAAAGGGCGTGAACAGCGGCGCCCTCAACGAAAATGTGGACATCGGGCGCGACGGCGTGCCGGGGCCTTCCCTGTACAAGACGGCCAAAGATGCTTTCGGCTATGTGCTGCGCTACTACACCGACGACTACAAGCCCATCGCCCCGCCCGCTCTCGGCTGGGAGCCGGCCTACGCGGGCACGGCCTTCCACCGCCCGCAGCGCGACCTGTTCAACGGCAACATCCAGAGCATGATTACCGCCATCGGCGAGCCCGCCGGCGCCAATACGAATTTCAAGCCGCTGGGCTATGCCTACACCTACGACCAACTGAATCGCATCACCTCCATGCAGGCTTACGACGGGCTGAACGCAAAACTCAACAACTGGAACACCCTGGTCTCGGCTGCCTACGCCACGACCTACTCCTACGATGCCAACGGCAACCTGAAAACCCTGTCTCGCAGAGCCGTGGCCGCTACCGGCACGCCATTGGACATGGACGATTTCAAATACCGCTACTACCCCGGTCGCAACCGTCTCGAATACGTGGACGATGCCGTGCCCGCCGGCAACTACCCCGACGACATAGACGACCAAAGCCCCGGCAACTACCGCTACGACGCCATCGGCAACCTGACCGAGGACAAGTCCGAAAACCTGCGCATCCACTGGAACGTGGCAGGCAAGGTGAAGTACATCCAGAAAACTGCCGCCGCCGAGCGCATTGATTTCAGTTACGACCCCACCGGCAAGCGGGTCATCAAAAAAATCACCAACACGGCCACCAAAAAGGAAACCTACACCTACTACGTCCTCGATGCCACGGGCAACGTGATGGCCACCTACACCAACGTGGAAACCCCGCCGCTCAAAAGCAGGGACTACCGCCTGCAATCCCTCTACCTCTACGGCAGCAGCCGCCTCGGTGAGGAGCGCATAGACACGTTCCTCACGGCGCTGAAGAACATGCAAAACCGCCAAAACGACACCGAGTACAGCCACCGCAGCCGCGGCGCCAAGTACTTCGAGTTAGGCAACCACCTCGGCAACGTGCTGGCCACCGTGAGCGACCGCAAACTGCCCTACGACCTCGGCAGCGATGGAAAGGTGGATGGCTACGACGCAGATATGTGGACGGCGCAGGATTATTATCCGTTCGGGAGCGGGATGCCGGGAAGGGAGTTTTCGGAAGGGGGGTATCGGTATGGGTATAATGGGATGGAGAAAGAACTCGGAGAATTTGCAATTGATAACAATTATTCATCTCATTATCGACAGTATGATTCGAGGCTTGGCAGATGGTTTAGCATTGATCCTCGCGCTGACAATACAATTGGTTGGTCACCTTATAATAACAATTTAAACAACCCTATATTCAATAAAGATCCTAATGGAGATGTAATCCCATATCTTATTTATGCATTTGTAGCAGCGGTAATCGTAGATGCGGGAATACAAGCCTCAATAAATTATGCAATAGATCCGAATTCTGGATGGGAAGTCGCAGTTAGCAATATTGATTGGGGGGATGCTTTAATTACTGGAGGTGTGACAGTAATGACAATGGGAACAGGAACTGAAATATCATTAGCAAGTTCCATAAATAATACTTTGACAAAAAAGTTGACTCAAGTAGTAGTCAAAGGAGAAATACTGAAAGCATCTATAGATTATATCCCTGCGAACTCTAATTCATCAGAAGAGAGATTAAAAATTGCATTTGTAAATAAGGATGGGTATGATGTTGCAATTGATTTGGCATTTGGATTTGCAAGCAATGAAGCAACCGACGTTGTTTTAAAAGAATTTAAAATGTCAACAAAATATGACACATATCAAATAAAGAAAAAAAACAATATGAAGCCTGTTGACAGAGGCTATTATTATACAATGGAAGATGTTGCTAACTCTCCATTAACAGAACAAGTAGTCGACAAAGCAATGAACTATTTTTCTGGAGCAGCAAATAAAATTGCTACAAATAAACAATCTGAAAATGATTCTGAGCAGTCAACTAGCCATCAGGACAAGTCAAGCAACAATTCAAAATCAACTTTGAAGATTAAAATGTATGCTACTATGGCCGATGCTTTACGTGTTTCTACTCCCCATAACATAATAACTGATAATGCCAGTTCAGAAAACAAATGA